In Rhodopirellula bahusiensis, the genomic stretch CCGATCACGGGTTCGTAGACGCCCAACAATAGCAAGATGAAGGCGCCACTGATGCCAGGCAGAATCATGGCGCAAATCGCGATCGATGCACTGAAGAACAAAAAGACATGACTGGCGTCACCGGTCGTTGCCGGAATGCGAGAGATCCCGCAAGCCACCAGCACACCGACTCCCAGCAATGCCCATCGTGGTGCCGTCCATTGGTCAACGTTGCGACGCACCACCCAAACGCTGGCCAGTACCAAACCGAAAAACACGGCCATCGTTTCATTGACTCGGTGCTGCAGCAACCAGTGCATCAATCCGGCGAGTGAGCCGATCCCGACGACGATCCCAATCCCGAGTGCGATCAAGAACCGCAAGTCCATCCGCCGTGCGAGTTCCATCCATTTGCCTGATCGAAGCAAACCAAGCGAGTCCGTATCGACATGGCTGATCGCTTCAATCAATCGATCATAGTGTCCAAGAATTAAAGCGACCGTCCCGCCACTGACGCCGGGCACGGTGTCGGCGGCTCCCATGCAAAATCCCCGAAAGACATTCAGCATCATCATCCCAATTCCATCGGGACGCCGGGCATC encodes the following:
- a CDS encoding DUF368 domain-containing protein, whose amino-acid sequence is MTPVNASNGSDTSSEGIDSDAGESGPSSDARRPDGIGMMMLNVFRGFCMGAADTVPGVSGGTVALILGHYDRLIEAISHVDTDSLGLLRSGKWMELARRMDLRFLIALGIGIVVGIGSLAGLMHWLLQHRVNETMAVFFGLVLASVWVVRRNVDQWTAPRWALLGVGVLVACGISRIPATTGDASHVFLFFSASIAICAMILPGISGAFILLLLGVYEPVIGMIKGVVKGQIDIDILGRLAVFAAGCLFGLLAFSRLLNYLLKHFRNATMAVLIGLMIGSVGRLWPLQRVTPETAELELKYQVFEWVSPTNYEGSVMILLVLAIIAAAVVIAADHFTRRMQSSAAAA